One Loxodonta africana isolate mLoxAfr1 chromosome 15, mLoxAfr1.hap2, whole genome shotgun sequence genomic window carries:
- the FAM136A gene encoding protein FAM136A, whose product MAELQQLRVQEAVDSMVKSLERENIRKMQGIMFRCSASCCEDSQASMQQVHQCIERCHAPLAQAQALVTSELEKFQDRLARCTMHCNDKARDSMDAGNKELVVKQQLESCVTKCVDDHMHLIPSMTKKMKESLSSIAK is encoded by the exons ATGGCGGAGCTGCAGCAGCTCCGAGTGCAGGAGGCGGTCGACTCCATGGTGAAGAGTCTGGAGAGAGAGAACATCCGAAAGATGCAG GGCATCATGTTCCGGTGCAGCGCCAGCTGTTGTGAGGACAGCCAGGCGTCCATGCAACAGGTACACCAGTGCATTGAGCGCTGCCACGCGCCACTGGCTCAAGCCCAGGCCCTGGTGACCAGCGAGTTGGAGAAGTTCCAG GACCGCCTGGCCCGGTGTACCATGCATTGCAATGACAAAGCCAGAGACTCAATGGATGCAGGGAATAAGGAACTTGTGGTGAAGCAGCAGCTGGAGAGCTGTGTGACCAAGTGTGTGGATGACCACATGCATCTCATCCCGTCCATGACCAAGAAGATGAAGGAGTCTCTCTCATCCATTGCAAAATAA